The Tistrella mobilis genome segment ACCACCACCTTGTCGGCGAAGGTCAGCGCCTCGGTCTGGTCGTGGGTGACGTAGATCATGGTGTGGCCGAAGCGCTTGTGCAGCTGCTTCAGCTGGGTGCGCAGCATCCACTTCATATGCGGGTCGATCACGGTCAGCGGTTCGTCGAACAGGATGGCGCTGACGTCGTTGCGCACCAGGCCGCGGCCCAGCGAGATTTTCTGCTTCAGGTCGGCGGTCAGGCCGCGCGCCTTCTTCTTCGCCCGGTCGGCCAGGTCGATCATCTCCAGGATCTCGCGGACCCGGGCATCGACCTCCCGTTCGGGCACGCCGCGATTGCGCAGCGGGAAGGCGAGGTTGTCGTAGACCGTCATGGTGTCGTAGACCACGGGGAACTGGAACACCTGGGCGATGTTGCGTTCCTCGGTCGAAAGCCCGGTGACGTCGCGGCCGTCGAACAGGATCCGGCCTTCCGACGGGCGCAAGAGCCCTGAGATGATGTTGAGCAGCGTGGTCTTGCCGCAGCCCGACGGGCCGAGCAGCGCATAGGCGCCGCCGTCATCCCAGCGGTGGTGCACTTCCTTCAGCGCGTAATCATCGTCCGACTTGGGCGCCGGGCCATAGGAATGGCGGATATGGTCTAGGTCGATCAGGGCCATGTGTTCCGTCCTCCCCGGCTCAGACCGCTTGCGCCCGGGTGGCGGCGGCAAGCTGCACCGCGCGGCCCGTGGCGTCGAAGAACATCAGGTGACGGGGTTCCAGATACACGTCCAGCGTCTCGCCGATATCGTGATCATGGATGCCGGGGGCGATCATCACCCAGCGTTCCCCGGCGAAATCGACATGCACGAAGCTCTCCGACCCGTTGAACTCGGTTACGAAGGCGCGGGCGGCGAAGTGAACCGCGCCGCTGCCCCCCGGGGTCACCGTCAGGTGATGCGGCCGGAAGCCCGCGGTATAGCTGCCGTCGGGCAGCCGGGTCATGTCGCCCGGCACCGCCAGCGTCTGGCCGTCGGCCAGGCGGAAGACCGCGCCAGCCTTGGTCAGCGCCAGCGTGTTCAGCGGCGGGTCCGAGAAGGTGGTGGCGGTGATCAGGTCGGCGGGGTTGCGGAACACCTCGATCGTCGGGCCGAACTGGGTGATGCGGCCCTCGTGCAGGGTGGCCGTATTGCCGCCCAGCAGCAGCGCTTCCGAGGGTTCGGTGGTCGCATAGACGAAGATCGCGCCCGATTCCTGGAAGATCTTGGGCAGTTCGGTGCGCAACTCCTCGCGCAGCTTGTAGTCCAGATTGGCCAGCGGCTCGTCCAGCAGCACCAGCCCCGCCTTCTTCACGATCGCGCGGGCCAGCGCCGTGCGCTGCTGCTGGCCGCCCGACAGGTTCAGCGGCTGGCGGTCCAGATAGGGGGTCAGCTTCAGCAGCTCGGCGGCCTGGCGGACCTCGCGGTCGATGGTCGCGCGATCGGCACCGGCCAGACGCATCGGCGAGGCGATGTTGTCATAGACCGTCATCATCGGATAGTTGATGAACTGCTGGTAGACCATCGCGATGTTGCGCTTCTGCACGGGCACGCCGGTCACGTCGCGGCCGTCGAACCAGAGCGTGCCGCGGGTCGGGCGGTCCAGCCCGGCCATCAGCCGCATCAGCGTGGTCTTGCCCGAGAGGGTGGGGCCGAGAAGCACGTTCAGCGTACCGCGCTCCAGTGTAAGCGTGGCCTCGCCGATGTGGGTCTCGTCGCCCACCTGTTTGGAAACGCCTTTGAGTTCAAGCATCGCGGTGTTCCATGTCTCGCGGTCGGCTCGCTTTCGGGACGATGTGGGTCCGGGCTCGGGTCGTCATTCTGCGGCGGCAATGCCGGTGACGGGCAGGCTGTGCATGAAGTCGTCCACGGCTGCCCGCTGGTCTTCCGACAGATGCAGGCCGCGCTTGGTGCGCCGCCACAGAACATCGTCGGCCGTCCGCGCCCATTCGTGGGTCACCAGATAGCGGATTTCGCTTTCGGTCAGATCCGCACCGAAATCGCGCCCCAGATCCGCCTTGCTTCGCGCGGATCCAAGGATCATCCGCGCCCGTGTGCCATACAGCCTCACCAGTCTGCGGCCAAAACCGTCGTCCAGGAAGCCGTATTCGGCACGCAGCCGGGCGACCTCTGACTCGAAACCGGTGGCGGGGAAGTCGCCGCCGGGCAGGGTGGCGGTGGCGGTCCATGCCGGGCCGCGGGCGCCCAGCTCCGCCTCGATCTTCTCCAGCGCCGCCTCGGCCAGGCGCCGATAGGTGGTGATCTTGCCGCCGAAGACGTTCAGCATCGGCGCGCCGTTGCCGGGCGCGTCCGGCCCGTGCTCCACCTTCAGCACATAGTCGCGCGTGGCTTCCTGCGCCTTCGACGCACCGTCGTCATAAAGCGGCCGCACGCCGGAATAGGTCCAGACGATGTCCTCGCGCCGCACCGGCTCGGCGAAATACTCGCTGGCCGCGGCACACAGATAGTCGATCTCGCCTTCGGTGATCCGGATGTCCTTCGGGTCACCCTTGAAATCCTGGTCGGTGGTGCCGATCAGGG includes the following:
- a CDS encoding ABC transporter ATP-binding protein; amino-acid sequence: MLELKGVSKQVGDETHIGEATLTLERGTLNVLLGPTLSGKTTLMRLMAGLDRPTRGTLWFDGRDVTGVPVQKRNIAMVYQQFINYPMMTVYDNIASPMRLAGADRATIDREVRQAAELLKLTPYLDRQPLNLSGGQQQRTALARAIVKKAGLVLLDEPLANLDYKLREELRTELPKIFQESGAIFVYATTEPSEALLLGGNTATLHEGRITQFGPTIEVFRNPADLITATTFSDPPLNTLALTKAGAVFRLADGQTLAVPGDMTRLPDGSYTAGFRPHHLTVTPGGSGAVHFAARAFVTEFNGSESFVHVDFAGERWVMIAPGIHDHDIGETLDVYLEPRHLMFFDATGRAVQLAAATRAQAV
- a CDS encoding ABC transporter ATP-binding protein, whose translation is MALIDLDHIRHSYGPAPKSDDDYALKEVHHRWDDGGAYALLGPSGCGKTTLLNIISGLLRPSEGRILFDGRDVTGLSTEERNIAQVFQFPVVYDTMTVYDNLAFPLRNRGVPEREVDARVREILEMIDLADRAKKKARGLTADLKQKISLGRGLVRNDVSAILFDEPLTVIDPHMKWMLRTQLKQLHKRFGHTMIYVTHDQTEALTFADKVVVMYQGQIVQIGTPDELFERPAHTFVGYFIGSPGMNVLPVTLDGATARLGTHAIGIGAAPATKPGAKLELGVRPEFVRLGRTGLPATITKVEDIGRHRIVHADLAGHEIAAVVPEDDEIPAEARITFDPRGINLYADAWRVDTGA